In a genomic window of Sarcophilus harrisii chromosome 4, mSarHar1.11, whole genome shotgun sequence:
- the NUFIP2 gene encoding nuclear fragile X mental retardation-interacting protein 2 codes for MEEKPGQPQPQPPPPQHSSSSSSSSSSHSHHQHPHQQQPQQQQQQAPPAAPLPPHHHHHHHYYYYNHNHNHHHHHQHHQQPHQYLQHGPDGGSPKAQPKPLRHEPKHALQPHQEAPKKKTGYGELNGNAGEREILKSLGSDEATNPITRVLNGNQQAIDTNLNPKQTVKTSTFGKAGIKTKNFIQKNSMDKKNEKSYESKPRDNQSIDKTDTVSIPNGVVTNNSGYITNGYVGRGADNDGSGSESGYTTPKKRKARRNSAKGCENLNLVQDKIMQQESNPPNFKQGLDTFKPDYSEQKGNRGDGSKPIWKYEPGSGGAGRGKPGVGDVQRKNVDAKPSGSSKKFDDRPKIKHTTAVASKEDSWTLFKPPPVFPVDNSSAKIVPKISYASKVKENLNKAAQSPSVSPLSLSSSSPSAGETQAQTSSRLSQVPMSAMKSVTSANFSNGPVLAGTEGSLYSPGNQPLLTTAASTVTPTPSGTETILQDMSITSAAVEQIKPSLFIYPSNMQTVLLGAAQVDLPSQTDQQNLGDIFQNQWGLSFINEPSAGPETVIGKSTEHKVMEVTFQGEYPATLVSQGAEIIPSGTEHPVFPKAYELDKRTSPQVLGGILRPGTAIEAGALTLEPSLTGDLQKADISSQGALVFLSKDYEIENPLASPTNTLLASAKEQRYQRGLERKDSWGSFDLRAAIVYHTKEMESIWNLQKQDPQRIITYDEAMDSPDQ; via the exons ATGGAGGAGAAGCCCGGCCAGCCCCAGCCTCAGCCGCCGCCGCCCCagcacagcagcagcagcagcagcagcagcagcagccacagCCACCACCAGCACCCGCACcagcagcagccccagcagcagcagcagcaggcgCCCCCGGCAGCCCCGCTGCCGccgcaccaccaccaccaccaccattattactactacaaccacaaccacaaccaccaccaccaccaccagcaccACCAGCAGCCGCACCAGTACCTGCAGCATGGGCCCGACGGCGGCAGCCCCAAGGCCCAGCCCAAGCCGCTGAGGCATGAGCCCAAGCACGCCCTCCAGCCGCACCAGGAAGCGCCCAAGAAGAAAACAG GCTATGGTGAACTAAATGGTAATgctggagaaagagaaatattaaagagCTTGGGCTCTGATGAAGCCACCAACCCCATTACGAGGGTACTCAATGGCAACCAGCAAGCTATAGACACTAATCTAAATCCGAAGCAGACTGTGAAAACCAGTACCTTTGGGAAAGCAGGAATTAAAACCAAGAATTTCATTCAGAAAAACAGTATggacaaaaagaatgagaaatcttATGAAAGTAAGCCCAGAGACAACCAATCTATAGACAAGACCGATACAGTATCTATTCCGAATGGTGTTGTAACAAATAATTCTGGTTATATCACTAATGGCTATGTAGGCAGAGGGGCCGATAATGATGGCAGTGGTTCTGAGAGCGGCTACACCACTCCTAAGAAACGGAAGGCCAGACGCAACAGTGCCAAGGGCTGCGAGAACCTGAATTTAGTGCAAGACAAAATAATGCAGCAGGAGTCCAACCCCCCAAACTTCAAGCAGGGACTTGACACTTTCAAACCTGATTATAGCGAACAAAAGGGAAACCGAGGGGATGGCTCTAAACCCATTTGGAAGTATGAGCCTGGCTCTGGAGGAGCAGGGCGTGGGAAACCCGGCGTTGGGGATGTGCAGCGGAAAAACGTGGATGCCAAGCCCAGTGGGAGCAGCAAGAAGTTTGATGATCGACCCAAAATCAAACACACGACAGCTGTTGCCTCCAAAGAGGACTCATGGACCCTATTTAAGCCTCCCCCGGTTTTTCCAGTGGACAATAGCAGTGCTAAAATCGTTCCTAAAATAAGTTATGCTAGCAAAGTTAAAGAGAATCTCAACAAAGCCGCTCAGAGCCCTTCCGTGTCTCCTTTGTCATTGTCATCATCTTCGCCGTCTGCTGGGGAAACTCAGGCCCAAACCTCAAGTCGACTGTCCCAAGTCCCGATGTCCGCTATGAAGTCGGTTACTTCGGCCAACTTTTCTAATGGCCCTGTTTTGGCCGGGACGGAGGGAAGTCTGTATTCTCCAGGGAATCAGCCACTGCTCACCACTGCTGCTAGTACTGTAACCCCCACCCCTTCTGGGACTGAGACCATACTCCAGGACATGAGCATCACTTCTGCAGCCGTTGAACAAATTAAGCCTAGCCTTTTTATTTACCCTTCAAATATGCAAACTGTGCTTTTGGGTGCAGCACAGGTTGATCTGCCCTCTCAGACAGATCAGCAAAACCTGGGGGATATCTTCCAGAATCAGTGGGGTTTGTCATTTATAAATGAGCCTAGTGCTGGTCCCGAGACTGTTATTGGTAAATCAACAGAACACAAAGTGATGGAAGTGACATTTCAAGGGGAATATCCTGCCACTTTGGTTTCACAGGGTGCTGAAATCATTCCCTCAGGAACTGAGCATCCTGTGTTTCCTAAGGCTTATGAATTGGATAAACGGACTAGTCCTCAAGTGCTGGGTGGCATTCTAAGGCCTGGGACTGCCATTGAGGCTGGAGCCTTAACCTTGGAGCCCAGTCTCACAGGTGACCTGCAAAAGGCAGACATCAGTAGTCAAGGTGCTCTAGTGTTTCTCTCAAAGGACTACGAGATAGAAAATCCTCTGGCCTCTCCTACGAACACTTTGTTAGCCTCCGCCAAAGAACAGAGGTACCAGAGAGGCCTAGAAAGGAAAGATAGCTGGGGTTCTTTTGACCTGAGGGCTGCTATTGTATATCACACTAAAG